A single genomic interval of Burkholderia sp. HI2500 harbors:
- a CDS encoding LysE family translocator, with product MLFIKSVVMGLSIAVPVGPIGMLCIQRSLSRGFQAGFATGVGAACADAIYGLLGALGIAGVVTAFPMLTVGLKIGGGAFLVWLAWTIARQAPAASTAQRDLPRTTVLRDFVTTFGLTLSNPMTILSFVGIFAALGPLSGAREGAMWPAVALMVAGVFIGSATWWLCLSGTTAALRTKMSFAFMHGLSRVSAAVIAVFGVIQVVAGVRGVI from the coding sequence ATGCTGTTCATCAAGTCCGTCGTGATGGGGCTGTCGATTGCGGTGCCCGTCGGCCCGATCGGCATGCTGTGCATTCAGCGCAGCCTGAGCCGCGGCTTTCAGGCGGGATTCGCGACGGGCGTCGGCGCCGCGTGCGCCGATGCGATCTACGGCCTGCTAGGCGCGCTCGGCATCGCGGGTGTCGTCACGGCGTTCCCGATGCTGACCGTCGGCCTGAAAATCGGCGGCGGCGCGTTCCTCGTGTGGCTGGCGTGGACCATCGCGCGTCAGGCGCCGGCCGCGTCGACGGCGCAGCGCGATCTGCCGCGCACGACCGTCCTGCGTGATTTTGTGACGACGTTCGGCTTGACGCTGTCGAACCCGATGACGATCCTGTCGTTCGTCGGGATTTTCGCGGCGCTCGGCCCGCTGTCGGGCGCGCGGGAAGGGGCGATGTGGCCGGCCGTGGCGCTGATGGTCGCCGGTGTGTTCATCGGTTCCGCGACGTGGTGGCTGTGCCTGAGCGGTACGACCGCCGCATTGCGCACGAAGATGTCGTTCGCGTTCATGCACGGGCTGTCGCGCGTGTCGGCGGCGGTGATCGCGGTATTTGGCGTGATTCAGGTGGTCGCGGGTGTACGCGGTGTCATTTAG
- a CDS encoding alpha/beta fold hydrolase, whose product MTILTTPPAGSFTDVPGGLRLHHYEAGAGRPVVFIHGSGPGASGFSNFKHNVPAFAAAGYRAIVVDLPGYGQSSKPSDVAYTLDFFVGALHAQLTALGIGPAVLLGNSLGGAIALKYALDYPDDVDGLIMMAPGGVEDRDTYFRMEGIQRMVKLFTNRQMNDDTMRELLTLLVHDPAIVTDALVAERMKVCVEQPTEVLSTMSVPNLTDALGDLRTPVLGFWGTDDRFNPVGGALKFLERCRDARFVLMNRCGHWVMVEHADYFNRECLDFLATRNTR is encoded by the coding sequence ATGACGATCCTCACGACGCCGCCGGCCGGCAGCTTCACCGACGTGCCGGGCGGCCTGCGCCTGCACCACTACGAGGCGGGCGCAGGCCGGCCCGTGGTGTTCATCCACGGCAGCGGCCCGGGCGCCAGCGGTTTCAGCAACTTCAAGCACAACGTGCCCGCGTTCGCGGCGGCCGGCTATCGCGCGATCGTCGTCGACCTGCCCGGCTACGGGCAGTCGTCGAAGCCGTCCGACGTCGCCTATACGCTCGATTTCTTCGTCGGCGCGCTGCATGCGCAGCTGACCGCGCTCGGCATCGGGCCGGCCGTGCTGCTCGGCAACTCGCTCGGCGGCGCGATCGCGCTGAAGTACGCGCTCGACTACCCGGACGACGTCGACGGGCTGATCATGATGGCGCCGGGCGGCGTCGAGGATCGCGACACCTATTTCCGGATGGAGGGCATCCAGCGGATGGTGAAGCTGTTCACCAACCGCCAGATGAATGACGACACGATGCGCGAGCTGCTGACGCTGCTCGTGCACGACCCGGCGATCGTCACCGACGCGCTCGTCGCCGAGCGGATGAAGGTGTGCGTCGAACAGCCGACCGAAGTGCTGTCGACGATGAGCGTGCCGAACCTGACCGACGCGCTCGGCGACCTGCGTACGCCGGTGCTCGGGTTCTGGGGCACGGACGATCGCTTCAATCCGGTCGGCGGCGCGCTGAAGTTCCTCGAACGCTGCCGCGATGCGCGCTTCGTGCTGATGAACCGGTGCGGCCACTGGGTGATGGTGGAACACGCCGACTATTTCAATCGGGAATGCCTCGATTTTCTTGCGACGCGGAATACGCGATAA
- a CDS encoding acyltransferase, with product MPLFEFNGMRPRIDPSAYVDPSAVVIGDVTIGARCYIGPHASLRGDFGAIVVEGGSNVQDGCVLHVGIGETCRLGVNSHVGHGAIVHGATLEPDTMIGMNAVVMDGATIGATTIVAACAFVKAGYDVPRGVLLAGVPGRVVRRLSDAEIDAKANGTRIYQQLAADCLRTIRRIDG from the coding sequence ATGCCGCTGTTCGAATTCAACGGGATGCGGCCGCGCATCGATCCGTCCGCGTACGTCGATCCGAGCGCGGTCGTGATCGGCGACGTGACGATCGGCGCGCGCTGCTACATCGGCCCGCATGCGAGCCTGCGCGGCGACTTCGGCGCGATCGTCGTCGAAGGCGGCAGCAACGTGCAGGACGGCTGCGTGCTGCACGTCGGGATCGGCGAGACGTGCCGGCTCGGCGTCAACAGCCACGTCGGCCACGGCGCGATCGTGCATGGCGCGACGCTCGAACCCGACACGATGATCGGAATGAATGCGGTCGTGATGGACGGCGCGACGATCGGCGCGACGACGATCGTCGCCGCGTGCGCGTTCGTGAAGGCCGGCTACGACGTGCCGCGCGGCGTGCTGCTCGCGGGCGTGCCGGGGCGCGTCGTGCGGCGGCTCAGCGACGCGGAGATCGACGCGAAGGCGAACGGTACGCGCATCTATCAGCAACTGGCGGCGGACTGCCTGAGGACGATCAGGCGGATCGACGGGTGA
- a CDS encoding electron transfer flavoprotein subunit alpha/FixB family protein, which produces MTILVIAEHDNASIKAATLNAVAAAQALNVVGGGDVHVLVAGHDAQAAADAAAKLAGVSKVLLADAPQLADGLAENVEATVMTVANGYSHIVAPATAYGKNIAPRIAAKLDVAQISDITAVDSADTFERPIYAGNAIATVQSGDPVKVITVRATAFDPVATEGGSASVDKIEAAADAGKSQFVSREVTKLDRPELTSASIIVSGGRGLGSGENYTRVLEPLADKLQAALGASRAAVDAGYVPNDYQVGQTGKIVAPQLYIAVGISGAIQHLAGMKDSKVIVAINKDPEAPIFSVADYGVVGDLFTLVPEAAAAL; this is translated from the coding sequence ATGACGATTCTGGTGATTGCGGAACACGACAACGCGTCGATCAAGGCCGCGACGCTGAATGCCGTCGCGGCCGCACAGGCGCTCAATGTGGTGGGCGGCGGCGACGTTCATGTGCTCGTTGCTGGACACGATGCACAAGCGGCAGCCGATGCAGCGGCGAAGCTCGCCGGTGTGTCGAAGGTGCTGCTGGCCGATGCACCGCAGCTGGCCGACGGTCTGGCCGAGAACGTCGAAGCGACGGTGATGACCGTCGCGAACGGCTACTCGCACATCGTTGCGCCGGCAACGGCCTACGGCAAGAACATCGCGCCGCGCATTGCGGCGAAGCTGGACGTCGCGCAGATCTCGGACATCACGGCAGTCGATTCGGCCGACACGTTCGAGCGCCCGATCTACGCGGGCAACGCGATCGCGACGGTGCAGTCGGGCGATCCGGTCAAGGTGATCACGGTGCGCGCGACCGCGTTTGATCCGGTGGCAACTGAAGGCGGCAGCGCGTCGGTCGATAAGATCGAAGCGGCAGCCGATGCCGGCAAGTCGCAGTTCGTGAGCCGTGAAGTGACGAAGCTGGACCGTCCGGAACTGACGAGCGCAAGCATCATCGTGTCGGGCGGCCGCGGCCTGGGCAGCGGCGAGAACTACACGAGGGTACTGGAGCCGCTGGCCGACAAGCTTCAAGCCGCACTGGGCGCCTCGCGCGCCGCAGTCGACGCCGGCTACGTACCGAACGACTACCAGGTTGGCCAGACCGGCAAGATCGTCGCGCCGCAGCTGTACATCGCGGTCGGCATCTCGGGTGCGATTCAGCATCTGGCCGGCATGAAGGATTCGAAGGTGATCGTCGCGATCAACAAGGACCCGGAAGCGCCGATCTTCAGCGTGGCTGACTACGGTGTGGTCGGCGACCTGTTCACACTCGTGCCGGAAGCGGCCGCGGCGCTCTGA
- a CDS encoding Lrp/AsnC family transcriptional regulator gives MDDLDWKVVTLLQANGRISYTELARQVHLSVPAVTERVKRLEAAGVVEGYTARINPVAAGYPVSALIGITVPQPAKAKFLRLLETIPEVVECHHVTGADSYMMRFAAISMTHLEQLIERINLYGETRTSIVMSTPLPARGLARPPSQRDVVRD, from the coding sequence ATGGACGATCTGGACTGGAAGGTAGTGACGCTGTTGCAGGCCAACGGCCGCATCAGCTACACGGAGCTGGCGCGCCAGGTGCACCTGTCGGTGCCGGCGGTGACGGAGCGCGTGAAGCGCCTTGAAGCGGCCGGTGTCGTCGAGGGCTACACGGCCCGGATCAATCCTGTCGCGGCCGGCTATCCGGTCAGCGCGCTGATCGGCATCACGGTGCCGCAACCGGCAAAAGCAAAATTCCTCCGGTTGCTGGAGACCATTCCCGAAGTCGTCGAATGCCATCACGTGACGGGCGCGGACTCGTACATGATGCGGTTCGCCGCGATCAGCATGACCCATCTCGAACAACTGATCGAACGCATCAACCTGTATGGCGAAACACGCACGTCGATCGTGATGTCGACGCCGCTGCCCGCACGCGGGCTGGCGCGGCCGCCGTCGCAGCGCGACGTCGTGCGCGATTGA
- a CDS encoding GNAT family N-acetyltransferase: MDQGGDFIVRTMSADEVAMSVEWAAAEGWNPGLHDPHCFREADPAGFFVGVWRGEPVACLSAVAYDERFGFIGLYIVKPGFRGKGFGMRIWQHGMRYLGDRNIGLDGVVAQQANYRKSGFALAYRNIRFQGRVDGIGCAHVVAAADVPFEQLLAYDRACFPSARERFISTWIAQPDAVALATIDAGRVAGYGVVRRCRTGCKIGPLFADDAGVATGLFRALAARMPGEVVVLDVPETNPAAVALAERHGMTSVFETARMYTKEAPAIAIDRVFGVTSFELG; encoded by the coding sequence ATGGACCAAGGCGGTGACTTTATCGTGCGCACCATGTCGGCCGACGAAGTAGCGATGTCGGTCGAATGGGCGGCTGCAGAGGGCTGGAACCCCGGCCTGCATGATCCTCATTGTTTCAGGGAAGCGGACCCGGCCGGGTTCTTCGTCGGCGTCTGGCGCGGCGAACCGGTCGCGTGCCTCTCCGCTGTCGCTTACGACGAACGTTTCGGCTTCATCGGCCTCTACATCGTGAAACCCGGGTTTCGCGGCAAAGGCTTCGGCATGCGAATCTGGCAGCACGGCATGCGTTACCTCGGCGACCGCAACATCGGGCTCGATGGTGTCGTGGCCCAGCAGGCGAACTACAGGAAGTCCGGGTTCGCGCTCGCGTACCGCAACATCCGCTTTCAGGGGCGCGTGGACGGCATCGGGTGCGCGCACGTGGTGGCAGCGGCCGACGTGCCGTTCGAGCAATTGCTTGCCTACGATCGCGCATGCTTTCCGTCGGCGCGCGAGCGTTTCATCTCCACCTGGATCGCGCAGCCGGATGCCGTTGCGCTCGCGACGATCGACGCCGGCCGTGTCGCCGGCTACGGTGTCGTGCGCCGTTGCAGGACGGGCTGCAAGATTGGCCCGCTTTTCGCCGACGACGCGGGCGTCGCCACCGGGCTGTTTCGCGCGCTCGCGGCGCGAATGCCCGGCGAGGTCGTCGTGCTCGACGTGCCGGAAACGAACCCCGCGGCCGTCGCGCTGGCGGAACGGCACGGCATGACGAGCGTGTTCGAAACCGCACGGATGTACACGAAAGAAGCGCCGGCGATTGCGATCGACCGCGTGTTCGGGGTGACGTCGTTCGAGCTGGGGTGA
- a CDS encoding alpha/beta hydrolase: MKDEPDGVALPSRVVPFPASISDEARAALQRLVGSDGVPLNALHVMPAPDDFDAWMRVKAAADAHYAAAIEQLGGHLRSSVETIRTGAADVHVATPEAAASGECAYIDLHGGALVLGGGAACRAGAQMQADRLGIRCYGVDYRLPPEHPYPAALDDCIAAYAYVLERYAPENIVIGGRSAGGNLAAAMVLRARDEGLPLPAALVLLSPEVDLTESGDSFETNRLVDVVLPASLMPNNLLYANGADLAHPYLSPLFGDFSAGFPPTFIQSGTRDLFLSNAVRLHRALRRAQVPTELHVFEGMPHGGFMGAPEDRELSQEIARFVHAHLPALN, translated from the coding sequence ATGAAAGACGAACCCGACGGCGTCGCCCTGCCGAGCCGCGTCGTCCCCTTCCCGGCCTCGATCAGCGACGAAGCGCGAGCCGCGTTGCAACGTCTGGTCGGCAGCGACGGCGTGCCGCTGAACGCGCTGCACGTGATGCCGGCCCCGGACGATTTCGACGCATGGATGCGTGTGAAGGCGGCCGCCGACGCACACTACGCGGCCGCCATCGAGCAACTCGGCGGCCATCTGCGTTCGAGCGTGGAGACGATCCGGACCGGCGCGGCGGACGTGCATGTCGCCACGCCCGAAGCAGCGGCTTCCGGCGAATGCGCGTACATCGACCTGCACGGCGGCGCGCTGGTGCTCGGCGGCGGCGCCGCGTGCCGCGCCGGCGCGCAGATGCAGGCCGACCGGCTCGGCATTCGGTGCTACGGCGTCGACTATCGCCTGCCACCCGAGCATCCGTATCCCGCCGCACTCGACGATTGCATCGCGGCGTATGCGTACGTGCTCGAGCGCTACGCGCCGGAAAACATCGTCATCGGCGGACGCTCGGCGGGCGGCAACCTCGCCGCGGCGATGGTGCTGCGCGCCCGCGACGAAGGCTTGCCGCTTCCGGCCGCGCTGGTGCTGCTGTCGCCGGAAGTCGACCTGACCGAATCCGGCGACAGCTTCGAAACCAATCGCCTCGTCGATGTCGTGCTGCCGGCGTCGCTGATGCCGAACAACCTGCTCTACGCGAACGGCGCCGATCTCGCGCATCCGTATCTGTCGCCGCTGTTCGGCGATTTCTCCGCCGGTTTCCCGCCGACCTTCATCCAGAGCGGCACGCGCGATCTGTTCCTGTCGAACGCGGTACGCCTGCATCGCGCGTTGCGGCGCGCGCAGGTGCCGACCGAGCTTCACGTATTCGAAGGGATGCCGCATGGCGGGTTCATGGGCGCGCCCGAGGACAGGGAACTGAGCCAGGAAATCGCGCGCTTCGTGCATGCACATTTGCCGGCGTTGAATTGA
- a CDS encoding DUF6331 family protein, with protein MNGKPHKDDISIGPDRWIEFGDLSGGHAHAATIDACLAEVMPLIDALETNCVAKCCGIDAFGFWPDEIEVAVATRDRDALARLADDLLTVQHSIDALPSDFVVSTRMNQYFRKAVVVELLAHIRTTVDAIHAAHRPK; from the coding sequence ATGAACGGCAAACCCCACAAGGACGACATCAGCATCGGCCCGGATCGCTGGATCGAATTCGGCGATCTGTCGGGTGGCCACGCACATGCGGCCACGATCGACGCCTGTCTGGCAGAGGTCATGCCTTTGATCGATGCGCTGGAGACAAACTGTGTCGCCAAATGCTGCGGCATCGACGCGTTCGGTTTCTGGCCGGACGAGATCGAGGTTGCGGTGGCCACGCGGGATCGCGATGCGCTGGCGCGACTCGCCGACGATCTGCTGACGGTTCAGCATTCGATCGACGCGTTGCCGTCCGATTTCGTCGTCAGCACGCGAATGAACCAGTATTTCCGGAAAGCCGTCGTGGTCGAGTTGCTCGCGCATATTCGGACGACGGTCGACGCGATCCACGCGGCGCATCGGCCTAAATGA
- a CDS encoding collagen-like triple helix repeat-containing protein yields the protein MSGESPPGPTKGVTTGLGNTVAGAGTIIRDTSNAVSNGIGQTGFTANPVGTTVAGLGSIVGSTSNPVTGLSDTVKALGTGPLSPLAPLTTPVGGLLDTVAGGLKTGGTMLGAALSSGPVQQTTQAISTAITPLVTTVGQVTQQVGTATGLGQPVAGLLGQIGGAITSAGWKVTSTSPQPLVSGVGDLVRAVGNTVTNAGGLVNPGGANGAVPVAGLVTSVVGGNTAIVHNGSTTGTGGGSPLGGLSNPLAPVTGLVGGLLGGLGGLAGK from the coding sequence ATTTCCGGCGAGAGCCCGCCGGGACCGACCAAGGGCGTGACCACCGGCCTTGGCAACACGGTCGCGGGCGCGGGCACGATCATCCGCGACACGTCGAACGCCGTGAGCAACGGCATCGGCCAGACCGGCTTCACGGCGAACCCGGTCGGCACGACGGTCGCCGGGCTGGGCTCCATCGTCGGCTCGACCAGCAACCCGGTCACCGGCCTCAGCGACACGGTGAAGGCGCTCGGCACCGGCCCGCTGTCGCCGTTGGCGCCGCTCACGACGCCGGTCGGCGGGCTGCTCGATACCGTCGCCGGTGGCCTCAAGACGGGCGGCACGATGCTCGGCGCGGCCCTGTCGTCGGGCCCGGTCCAGCAGACGACGCAGGCGATCAGCACGGCGATCACGCCGCTCGTCACGACCGTCGGCCAGGTCACGCAGCAGGTCGGCACGGCGACCGGCCTCGGGCAGCCCGTCGCGGGCCTGCTCGGCCAGATCGGCGGCGCGATCACGTCGGCGGGATGGAAGGTGACGTCCACGTCGCCCCAGCCGCTGGTCAGTGGCGTCGGCGACCTCGTGCGCGCGGTCGGCAACACCGTGACCAATGCGGGCGGCCTCGTGAACCCGGGCGGTGCGAACGGCGCGGTGCCGGTCGCGGGCCTGGTGACGAGCGTGGTCGGCGGTAATACGGCGATCGTCCACAACGGTTCCACGACGGGCACGGGCGGCGGCTCACCGTTGGGCGGTCTCTCCAACCCGCTCGCACCCGTGACGGGGCTGGTGGGCGGCCTGCTCGGCGGCTTGGGTGGCTTGGCCGGCAAGTAA
- a CDS encoding YdeI/OmpD-associated family protein yields the protein MTECALTFTSQVEWENWLGQNGSTSAGTWLRLAKKGAGQRTLTYEQALESALCYGWIDGQKRAESEQYWLQRFTPRSAKSIWSKLNTDRAEALIAAGRMRPPGLCEIEKARKDGRWQAAYTSASNSTVPDDLQAALDANPEARTFFATLNSRNRYAILYRIQNAKKPETRARKIGEFIDMLNRGETIHP from the coding sequence ATGACCGAATGCGCCCTAACATTCACCAGTCAGGTCGAATGGGAAAACTGGTTAGGGCAGAACGGCAGCACGTCGGCGGGAACATGGCTGCGCCTGGCGAAAAAAGGCGCCGGGCAGCGAACCCTCACCTACGAACAGGCGTTGGAAAGCGCCCTCTGCTATGGCTGGATCGACGGTCAAAAGCGGGCCGAGAGCGAGCAATACTGGTTGCAACGCTTCACCCCGCGCTCCGCAAAAAGCATCTGGTCCAAACTCAACACGGACAGGGCTGAAGCGCTGATCGCCGCAGGCAGAATGCGCCCGCCCGGCCTGTGCGAAATCGAGAAAGCGAGAAAGGACGGCCGCTGGCAGGCTGCCTACACGTCGGCAAGCAATTCGACCGTGCCGGACGACCTTCAGGCGGCCTTGGACGCCAATCCGGAAGCCCGCACGTTTTTCGCGACACTGAACAGCCGTAACCGATATGCCATCCTGTATCGGATACAGAATGCCAAGAAGCCGGAAACACGGGCGCGCAAAATCGGGGAATTCATCGACATGCTGAATCGCGGCGAAACCATCCATCCATAG
- a CDS encoding TetR/AcrR family transcriptional regulator has product MARAGITLDKLVEAGAQLADETGFEHLTGAALARHFDVKLASLYSHIPSFDDLKSRIALFALKELADRATDALAGRTAKDALTALADVYRDYAREHPGRFAAARHPVSAERAAESAGGRLVRMTSAVLRSYDIPEAEQAHAIRLLGGFFMGYVTLESAGGFAHSAPASDTSWSRSLDALDVMLRHWPSAA; this is encoded by the coding sequence ATGGCACGCGCCGGCATCACCCTGGACAAACTCGTCGAAGCCGGCGCGCAACTCGCCGATGAAACCGGCTTCGAGCACCTGACCGGCGCGGCGCTGGCACGTCACTTCGACGTCAAACTGGCCAGCCTGTACTCCCATATCCCGAGCTTCGACGACCTCAAGAGCCGCATCGCACTCTTCGCGCTGAAGGAACTTGCCGATCGCGCGACCGACGCCTTGGCCGGCCGCACCGCCAAGGACGCGCTCACCGCGCTCGCCGACGTCTATCGCGACTACGCCCGCGAGCACCCCGGTCGCTTCGCCGCAGCGCGCCACCCGGTAAGCGCCGAACGCGCCGCCGAAAGCGCGGGCGGGCGGCTCGTCAGGATGACCTCGGCAGTGCTGCGCAGCTACGACATTCCGGAAGCCGAACAGGCGCATGCGATCCGTCTGCTCGGCGGCTTTTTCATGGGCTACGTCACACTTGAAAGCGCGGGCGGTTTCGCGCACAGCGCACCGGCTTCCGACACGTCGTGGTCGCGCAGTCTCGATGCGCTGGACGTGATGCTGCGCCACTGGCCCTCTGCCGCATGA
- a CDS encoding SDR family NAD(P)-dependent oxidoreductase, with product MKLIEDLFDLRGKVAAITGGARGIGAETARTLAAAGASVAILDVLSQPAEALVEEIRAQGGQAAFWSLDVTHEADVARVFGEIVARFGRLDVLVNNAGIEGHNVPTHELTLAQWQRVQDVNVNGVFLCTRAAIPHIDAAGGGSIVNLSSMYGIVGGPDVPAYHASKAAVRMMAKVDAMLYAAKNIRANSVHPGYIRTPMLEDAFRQMGQDPDRAFEYMQTNVPMAKIGSPRDIAAGILYLVSPAGRYVTGAELVIDGGFTAR from the coding sequence ATGAAGCTCATCGAAGACCTGTTCGACCTGCGCGGCAAGGTGGCCGCGATCACCGGCGGTGCGCGCGGCATCGGCGCGGAGACCGCGCGCACGCTGGCGGCCGCCGGCGCGAGCGTCGCGATTCTCGACGTGCTGTCGCAACCGGCGGAAGCGCTGGTCGAGGAAATCCGAGCGCAGGGCGGCCAGGCCGCGTTCTGGTCGCTCGACGTCACGCACGAAGCCGACGTGGCGCGCGTGTTCGGCGAGATCGTCGCGCGCTTCGGGCGCCTCGACGTGCTCGTGAACAACGCGGGCATCGAAGGCCACAACGTGCCGACGCACGAGCTCACGCTCGCGCAATGGCAGCGCGTGCAGGACGTGAACGTGAACGGCGTGTTCCTGTGCACACGTGCGGCAATTCCGCATATCGACGCGGCCGGCGGCGGCTCGATCGTGAACCTGTCGTCGATGTACGGGATCGTCGGCGGGCCCGACGTGCCCGCGTATCACGCGTCGAAGGCGGCGGTGCGGATGATGGCGAAGGTCGATGCGATGCTGTACGCGGCGAAGAACATCCGTGCGAACTCGGTGCATCCCGGCTATATCCGCACGCCGATGCTCGAGGACGCGTTCCGCCAGATGGGGCAGGACCCCGATCGCGCCTTCGAGTACATGCAGACCAACGTGCCGATGGCGAAGATCGGCAGCCCGCGCGACATCGCGGCCGGCATCCTGTATCTCGTGTCGCCGGCGGGCCGTTACGTCACAGGCGCGGAGCTCGTGATCGACGGCGGCTTTACCGCGCGCTGA
- a CDS encoding SDR family oxidoreductase: MNGFDYSGKTVLVTGGTKGIGRRIAERFLAAGARVFVCGRSAPDTPPADGSRTATFVAADLRDIEQVDAMLATIRAAAGRLDVLVNNAGGSPFALAADASPRFTESIVRLNLIAPLQLAQRVNAIMQPQPEGGVMLFIASVSASRPSPGTAAYGAAKAGLVNAVTSLAVEWAPRVRVCAISPSLVQTESATEGHYGDDDALDAIRATIPAGRLATPDDVAAACLFLASPDASYTSGANLRLDGGGERPAFLSAAQVAAR, translated from the coding sequence ATGAACGGATTCGACTACAGCGGCAAGACGGTGCTCGTGACGGGCGGCACCAAGGGCATCGGGCGGCGCATCGCCGAACGGTTTCTCGCGGCGGGCGCGCGCGTGTTCGTGTGCGGACGCAGCGCGCCCGACACGCCGCCCGCGGACGGCAGCCGCACGGCGACGTTCGTCGCGGCCGACCTGCGCGACATCGAACAGGTCGACGCGATGCTCGCGACGATTCGCGCGGCGGCCGGCCGCCTCGACGTGCTCGTCAACAACGCAGGCGGCTCGCCGTTCGCGCTCGCGGCCGATGCATCGCCGCGCTTCACCGAATCGATCGTGCGGCTGAACCTGATCGCGCCGCTGCAGCTCGCGCAGCGCGTGAACGCGATCATGCAGCCGCAGCCCGAAGGCGGCGTGATGCTGTTCATCGCGAGCGTCAGCGCGTCGCGTCCGTCGCCCGGCACGGCCGCATACGGCGCCGCGAAAGCCGGCCTCGTCAACGCGGTCACGTCGCTCGCGGTCGAGTGGGCGCCGCGCGTGCGCGTGTGCGCGATCAGCCCGAGCCTCGTGCAGACGGAATCGGCCACCGAAGGCCACTACGGCGACGACGATGCGCTCGACGCGATCCGCGCGACGATTCCCGCCGGCCGGCTCGCGACCCCCGACGACGTCGCCGCCGCGTGCCTGTTCCTCGCATCGCCCGACGCGTCGTACACGTCGGGTGCAAACCTGCGGCTCGACGGCGGCGGCGAGCGGCCCGCGTTCCTGTCGGCCGCGCAGGTGGCCGCACGTTGA
- a CDS encoding electron transfer flavoprotein subunit beta/FixA family protein has translation MKALVAVKRVVDANVKVGVKSDRTGVDVANVKMSMNPFDEIAVEEAVRLKEAGVVTEVVAVSVGVAQAQETLRTALAIGADRAILVESHEGVEPLGVAKVLKALVDREQPQLVILGKQAIDDDSNQTGQMLAALAGLPQATFASKVVVADGRATVAREVDGGAETLSLQLPAVVTTDLRLNEPRYVTLPNIMKAKKKPLETVKPDDLGVDVTPRLKVLEVNEPPKRAAGVKVPDVQTLVEKLKTEAKVL, from the coding sequence TTGAAAGCGCTCGTGGCAGTGAAACGCGTGGTCGATGCAAACGTGAAAGTCGGCGTGAAATCCGACCGGACGGGCGTCGACGTCGCGAACGTGAAGATGTCGATGAACCCGTTCGACGAGATCGCGGTGGAAGAGGCCGTGCGGTTGAAGGAGGCCGGCGTCGTGACGGAAGTGGTGGCCGTGTCGGTCGGCGTCGCGCAGGCGCAGGAAACGCTGCGCACGGCGCTGGCGATCGGCGCGGATCGCGCGATCCTCGTCGAATCGCATGAAGGCGTCGAGCCGCTTGGGGTCGCTAAGGTGCTGAAGGCGCTGGTCGACAGGGAGCAGCCGCAACTGGTGATCCTCGGCAAGCAGGCGATCGACGACGATTCGAACCAGACCGGGCAGATGCTGGCCGCGCTGGCGGGTTTGCCGCAGGCGACGTTTGCCTCGAAGGTTGTGGTGGCCGATGGCCGTGCGACGGTCGCGCGTGAAGTGGACGGCGGTGCGGAAACGCTGTCGCTTCAACTGCCCGCCGTCGTCACCACGGATCTGCGCCTGAACGAGCCGCGCTACGTGACGCTGCCGAACATCATGAAGGCGAAGAAGAAGCCGCTCGAAACCGTGAAGCCCGACGACCTCGGCGTGGACGTGACGCCGCGCCTGAAGGTGCTCGAGGTGAACGAGCCGCCGAAGCGTGCAGCCGGCGTGAAGGTGCCGGACGTGCAGACGCTGGTCGAGAAACTGAAGACCGAAGCCAAGGTGCTGTAA